The following coding sequences lie in one Lelliottia jeotgali genomic window:
- a CDS encoding HTH-type transcriptional regulator ybaO, giving the protein MLDKIDRKLLSLLQKDCTLSLQALADAVNLTTTPCWKRLKRLEDDGVLLGRVALLDPEKLGLGLTAFVLIKTQHHSSDWYCRFVTEVSDMPEVLGFWRMAGEYDYLMRVQVADMKRYDDFYKRLVNSVPGLSDVTSSFAMEQIKYTTALPIE; this is encoded by the coding sequence ATGTTAGATAAAATTGACCGTAAGCTGCTCTCCCTGCTGCAAAAGGACTGCACCCTCTCTTTGCAGGCGCTCGCTGATGCCGTTAATCTGACCACCACACCCTGCTGGAAACGCCTCAAAAGACTCGAAGACGACGGCGTTTTACTCGGGCGCGTGGCGCTACTGGATCCCGAAAAACTGGGGCTTGGACTGACCGCCTTTGTTCTGATAAAAACGCAGCACCACAGCAGCGACTGGTACTGCCGGTTTGTCACCGAGGTTTCCGATATGCCCGAAGTGCTCGGCTTCTGGCGCATGGCAGGCGAATACGACTATCTGATGCGCGTCCAGGTGGCGGACATGAAACGCTACGACGACTTCTACAAGCGGCTGGTGAACAGCGTTCCCGGCTTGTCAGATGTGACCTCAAGCTTCGCCATGGAACAGATTAAATACACCACAGCGTTACCCATTGAATAA
- a CDS encoding ATP-binding component of a transport system, with translation MRLFAQLSWYFRREWRRYLGAVALLIIIAILQLIPPKVVGYVVDGVTEQHYTTARVMMWVGTLVLTAVIVYLLRYVWRVLLFGASYQLAVELREDFYRQLSRQHPEFYLRHRTGDLIARATNDVDRVVFAAGEGVLTLVDSLVMGCAVLIVMSTQISWQLTLLALLPMPLMALAINRFGEQLHERFKLAQAAFSSLNDRTQESMTSIRMIKAFGLEDRQSAQFAADAADTGAKNLRVARIDARFDPTIYIAIGTANLLAIGGGSWMVVNGSMTLGQLTSFAMYLGLMIWPMLALAWMFNIVERGSAAYSRIRAMLAEAPVVNDGTETVPEGRGVLKVAIAEFSYPQTERPTLENVNFELRPGQMLGICGPTGAGKSTILSLIQRHFDVTKGDIRFHDIPLTRLQLDAWRSRLAVVSQTPFLFSDTIANNIALGHPTATQEEIEHVARLASVHDDILRLPQGYATEVGERGVMLSGGQKQRISIARALLLNAEILILDDALSAVDGRTEHQILHNLRQWGEGRTVIISAHRLSALTEANEILVMQHGHVAQRGHHENLAEQSGWYRDMYRYQQLEAALDDAPGLNEEATHA, from the coding sequence GTGCGATTATTTGCTCAACTAAGCTGGTACTTTCGCCGGGAGTGGCGACGCTATCTCGGCGCCGTGGCCCTGCTTATTATCATTGCCATTCTCCAGTTGATCCCGCCGAAAGTGGTGGGCTATGTGGTGGACGGCGTCACGGAACAACATTACACCACCGCACGGGTGATGATGTGGGTAGGCACGCTGGTCCTGACCGCGGTGATTGTTTACCTGCTGCGCTACGTCTGGCGCGTGCTGCTGTTTGGAGCGTCCTATCAACTCGCCGTCGAACTACGCGAAGATTTTTACCGCCAGCTCAGCCGCCAGCATCCTGAATTCTACCTGCGCCACCGCACGGGCGATCTGATTGCGCGTGCCACCAACGACGTGGATCGCGTGGTGTTTGCCGCCGGGGAAGGGGTGCTTACGCTGGTCGATTCACTGGTGATGGGCTGCGCGGTACTGATCGTGATGTCGACGCAGATCAGTTGGCAGCTTACGCTCCTGGCGCTACTGCCGATGCCGCTCATGGCGCTGGCGATCAACCGTTTCGGTGAGCAACTGCACGAGCGCTTCAAACTGGCGCAGGCGGCATTCTCCTCTCTGAACGACAGAACCCAGGAGAGCATGACCAGTATTCGGATGATCAAAGCCTTTGGCCTGGAAGATCGCCAGTCGGCCCAGTTTGCCGCCGACGCCGCCGATACGGGGGCGAAAAACCTGCGCGTGGCGCGTATTGATGCGCGTTTTGACCCGACGATTTATATCGCTATTGGCACTGCCAACCTGTTGGCCATTGGCGGCGGCAGCTGGATGGTGGTCAACGGTTCCATGACGCTCGGCCAGTTGACCAGTTTTGCTATGTACCTCGGACTGATGATTTGGCCGATGCTGGCCCTGGCCTGGATGTTTAACATCGTCGAGCGCGGCAGTGCTGCGTACAGCCGTATTCGCGCAATGCTGGCCGAAGCGCCGGTGGTCAACGATGGGACAGAAACGGTGCCGGAAGGACGCGGTGTGCTGAAGGTGGCCATTGCTGAATTCTCCTATCCACAAACTGAACGCCCGACGCTCGAAAACGTCAACTTTGAGCTGCGTCCAGGTCAGATGCTCGGTATTTGTGGCCCGACAGGCGCGGGCAAAAGCACCATTCTGTCGCTGATTCAGCGTCATTTTGATGTCACCAAAGGCGACATCCGTTTTCATGATATTCCGCTGACCCGCTTACAGCTTGATGCCTGGCGCAGCCGCCTGGCCGTCGTCAGCCAGACGCCGTTTTTGTTCTCCGATACGATCGCCAATAACATCGCGCTGGGCCATCCGACAGCCACGCAGGAAGAGATCGAGCATGTGGCGCGTCTGGCCAGCGTTCATGACGATATTCTGCGTCTGCCGCAGGGCTACGCCACCGAAGTGGGCGAGCGCGGGGTGATGCTCTCGGGCGGGCAGAAACAGCGTATTTCGATTGCGCGTGCACTGCTGCTGAATGCCGAAATCCTGATCCTCGACGATGCGCTCTCTGCCGTCGACGGGCGCACAGAGCATCAGATTCTGCACAATCTGCGTCAGTGGGGCGAGGGGCGCACGGTCATTATCAGCGCTCATCGTCTGTCGGCGTTGACGGAAGCCAATGAAATCTTGGTGATGCAGCACGGGCATGTTGCTCAGCGCGGGCATCACGAAAATCTGGCGGAACAGTCGGGGTGGTATCGCGACATGTATCGCTATCAACAGCTGGAGGCGGCACTGGATGACGCGCCAGGCCTGAACGAGGAGGCCACTCATGCGTAA
- a CDS encoding Multidrug resistance-like ATP-binding protein mdlB — MRKFTQLWPTLKRLLAYGSPWRKPLSIAVVMLWVAAIAEVSGPLLISYFIDNMVAKSYLPLGLVAGLGAAYIGLQLLAASLHYAQSLLFNQAAVGVVQQLRTDVMDAALRQPLSEFDTQPVGQVISRVTNDTEVIRDLYVTVVATVLRSAALVGAMLVAMFSLDWRMALVAITIFPAVMIVMIIYQRYSTPIVRRVRAYLADINDGFNEVINGMSVIQQFRQQARFGERMGEASRSHYMARMQTLRLDGFLLRPLLSLFSALVLCGLLMLFGFGSGGTMEVGVLYAFISYLGRLNEPLIELTTQQSMLQQAVVAGERVFELMDRPRQTYGDDERELQSGAIAIDNVSFAYREDRLVLQDINLDIPSRSFVALVGHTGSGKSTLASLLMGYYPLTKGEIRLDGRPLSTLSHGALRKGIAMVQQDPVVMADSFFANVALGRPFSEEQVWAVLEKVQLAELAREMSDGIYTKLGEQGNNLSVGQKQLLALARVLIETPQVLILDEATASIDSGTEQAIQQALAEVREHTTLVVIAHRLSTIVEADTILVLHRGQAVERGTHRELLEAKGRYWQMYQLQLAGEELAASTREEESLSA, encoded by the coding sequence ATGCGTAAGTTTACTCAGCTGTGGCCGACGCTGAAACGCCTGCTGGCCTATGGTTCGCCGTGGCGAAAACCGCTCTCTATTGCGGTCGTGATGCTGTGGGTGGCGGCGATTGCGGAAGTGAGCGGCCCGCTGCTGATCAGCTATTTTATCGACAACATGGTCGCTAAAAGCTATCTGCCGCTGGGGCTGGTTGCCGGATTGGGGGCTGCCTATATCGGATTGCAGCTGTTGGCAGCCTCTCTGCACTACGCGCAGTCGCTACTGTTTAATCAGGCGGCGGTCGGCGTGGTGCAGCAGTTACGTACCGATGTGATGGATGCGGCGCTGCGACAGCCGCTCAGCGAGTTTGATACCCAGCCGGTCGGCCAGGTGATTTCCCGTGTGACTAACGATACTGAAGTGATCCGCGACCTGTACGTGACCGTTGTCGCTACGGTGCTGCGCAGTGCCGCGCTGGTCGGCGCGATGCTGGTGGCGATGTTCAGTCTCGACTGGCGCATGGCGCTGGTGGCAATCACTATTTTCCCGGCGGTGATGATCGTGATGATCATTTATCAGCGCTACAGCACGCCGATTGTGCGCCGGGTGCGCGCCTATCTGGCGGATATCAACGACGGCTTTAATGAAGTCATCAACGGCATGAGCGTCATCCAGCAGTTCCGCCAGCAGGCGCGTTTTGGCGAACGCATGGGCGAGGCAAGTCGGTCGCACTATATGGCGCGTATGCAAACTCTGCGTCTGGACGGATTCCTGCTGCGCCCGCTGTTGAGCCTGTTTTCAGCGCTGGTGCTGTGTGGTCTGCTGATGCTGTTTGGTTTCGGTTCTGGCGGCACGATGGAAGTGGGCGTACTGTACGCGTTTATCAGCTACCTCGGGCGTCTTAACGAGCCGTTGATCGAACTTACGACCCAGCAATCGATGCTGCAACAGGCGGTGGTCGCCGGTGAGCGCGTCTTCGAACTTATGGACAGGCCGCGACAGACCTACGGCGACGACGAGCGTGAACTGCAAAGCGGGGCGATTGCGATCGATAACGTCTCCTTTGCCTATCGCGAAGATCGTCTGGTGCTGCAGGATATTAATCTTGATATCCCGTCGCGCAGTTTTGTCGCGCTGGTGGGGCATACGGGCAGCGGGAAAAGTACGCTCGCCAGCCTGCTGATGGGCTATTACCCGCTGACGAAAGGCGAAATTCGTCTTGATGGTCGCCCGCTTTCCACGCTGAGCCACGGCGCGCTGCGTAAAGGGATTGCAATGGTGCAGCAAGATCCGGTTGTGATGGCCGACTCCTTCTTTGCCAACGTCGCGCTGGGCCGCCCGTTCAGTGAAGAACAGGTCTGGGCGGTGCTGGAGAAAGTCCAGCTTGCGGAACTGGCGCGTGAAATGAGCGACGGGATTTACACCAAACTCGGTGAGCAGGGGAATAATCTCTCGGTTGGGCAGAAGCAACTGCTGGCGCTGGCACGGGTGCTTATCGAAACGCCGCAGGTGCTGATCCTCGATGAAGCGACCGCCAGCATTGACTCCGGCACGGAACAAGCCATCCAGCAAGCGCTGGCCGAAGTGCGCGAGCACACGACGCTGGTGGTGATTGCGCATCGTCTCTCGACGATTGTTGAGGCCGATACCATTCTGGTCCTGCATCGCGGGCAGGCCGTTGAACGCGGCACTCACCGTGAGCTGCTGGAAGCAAAAGGGCGCTACTGGCAAATGTATCAGCTGCAGCTGGCGGGTGAAGAGCTTGCCGCCAGCACGCGCGAAGAGGAGTCCCTTAGCGCCTGA
- a CDS encoding Ammonium transporter translates to MNKLTIKTALGSLALLPGLVMAAPAVADKADNAFMMICTALVLFMTIPGIALFYGGLIRGKNVLSMLTQVAVTFALVCVLWVVYGYSLAFGEGNAFFGNFNWVMLKNIQLTALMGSFYQYIHVAFQGSFACITVGLIVGALAERIRFSAVLIFVVVWLTLSYVPIAHMVWGGGLLASHGALDFAGGTVVHINAAVAGLVGAYLIGKRVGFGKEAFKPHNLPMVFTGTAILYFGWFGFNAGSASAANEIAALAFVNTVVATAGAILSWVFGEWVVRGKPSLLGACSGAIAGLVGITPACGYVGVGGALLIGLVSGLAGLWGVTALKRILRVDDPCDVFGVHGVCGIVGCIMTGIFAATSLGGVGYAEGVTMGHQLLVQLESIGLTIVWSGVVAFIGYKLADMTVGLRVPEEQEREGLDVNSHGENAYNA, encoded by the coding sequence ATGAACAAATTAACAATCAAAACAGCTCTGGGGTCTCTGGCACTGCTGCCGGGCCTGGTGATGGCGGCTCCTGCGGTAGCCGACAAGGCAGATAACGCCTTCATGATGATCTGCACCGCGCTGGTGCTGTTCATGACAATTCCGGGCATCGCGCTGTTTTACGGCGGTCTGATTCGCGGTAAAAACGTGTTGTCCATGCTGACGCAGGTCGCGGTGACATTCGCACTGGTGTGCGTTCTGTGGGTGGTATACGGCTACTCGCTGGCCTTCGGTGAAGGTAACGCCTTCTTCGGTAACTTTAACTGGGTCATGCTCAAAAATATTCAGCTGACCGCCTTGATGGGCAGCTTCTATCAGTACATCCACGTTGCGTTCCAGGGCTCGTTCGCCTGTATCACCGTCGGCCTGATTGTCGGTGCGCTGGCGGAACGTATTCGCTTCTCCGCCGTACTGATCTTCGTGGTGGTGTGGTTGACGCTCTCCTATGTGCCGATTGCGCATATGGTCTGGGGCGGCGGTTTGCTGGCATCTCATGGTGCGCTGGACTTCGCGGGCGGTACCGTGGTGCACATTAACGCCGCTGTTGCCGGGCTGGTTGGGGCATACCTGATTGGCAAACGCGTGGGCTTCGGTAAAGAAGCATTCAAACCACACAACCTGCCGATGGTCTTCACCGGCACGGCAATCCTGTACTTCGGCTGGTTCGGCTTCAACGCCGGTTCCGCCAGTGCCGCTAACGAAATCGCAGCCCTGGCGTTTGTGAACACCGTCGTCGCTACCGCGGGTGCGATTCTGTCGTGGGTGTTTGGCGAGTGGGTCGTTCGTGGCAAACCGTCCCTGCTGGGTGCCTGTTCCGGTGCGATTGCGGGCCTGGTTGGCATCACCCCAGCGTGTGGTTATGTCGGTGTGGGCGGTGCGCTGCTGATTGGTCTGGTCTCTGGTCTGGCGGGTCTGTGGGGTGTGACGGCGCTGAAACGTATTCTGCGCGTTGATGACCCTTGCGATGTGTTCGGTGTACACGGCGTGTGCGGTATCGTTGGCTGCATCATGACCGGTATCTTTGCGGCTACCTCGCTGGGCGGTGTGGGCTACGCAGAAGGCGTGACTATGGGCCATCAGCTGCTGGTTCAGCTGGAAAGTATCGGCCTCACCATCGTCTGGTCGGGTGTGGTGGCCTTTATCGGCTATAAACTGGCGGACATGACTGTTGGTCTGCGCGTACCGGAAGAGCAGGAGCGCGAAGGCCTGGACGTGAACAGCCACGGCGAGAATGCGTATAACGCCTGA
- a CDS encoding Acyl-CoA thioesterase II, with protein MSQALNNLLTLLNLEKIEEGLFRGQSEDLGLRQVFGGQVVGQALYAAKETVPADRLVHSFHSYFLRPGDSAKPIIYDVEVLRDGNSFSARRVAAIQNGKPIFYMTASFQAPETGYEHQKTMPPAPAPDELKSETDIARALAHLLPPQVKDKFLCDKPLEIRPVEFHNPMKGHVAEPKRQVWMRANGTMPQDLRVHQYLLGYASDFNFLPVALQPHGVGFLEKGMQVATIDHSMWFHRPFDMNEWLLYSVESTSASSARGFVRGEFYTQDGVLVASTVQEGVMRNRG; from the coding sequence AATCTGGAAAAAATTGAAGAAGGACTCTTTCGCGGACAGAGTGAAGACCTCGGCCTGCGCCAGGTTTTCGGCGGTCAGGTGGTCGGCCAGGCGCTGTATGCCGCCAAAGAGACCGTGCCCGCAGACCGTCTGGTGCATTCGTTTCACAGCTATTTTTTGCGTCCTGGCGACAGCGCGAAACCGATTATCTATGACGTCGAAGTGCTACGCGATGGCAACAGTTTTAGCGCTCGTCGCGTCGCGGCCATTCAGAACGGCAAGCCGATTTTTTATATGACGGCTTCGTTCCAGGCCCCGGAAACCGGGTATGAGCATCAAAAAACGATGCCGCCCGCACCGGCACCTGACGAGCTGAAATCCGAAACGGATATCGCCCGCGCGCTGGCGCATCTGTTGCCGCCGCAGGTGAAAGATAAATTCCTCTGCGATAAACCGCTGGAGATCCGCCCGGTCGAGTTCCATAACCCGATGAAGGGCCACGTCGCCGAGCCAAAACGCCAGGTGTGGATGCGTGCTAACGGCACGATGCCGCAAGATCTTCGTGTTCATCAGTATCTGCTGGGCTATGCGTCTGATTTCAACTTCCTGCCGGTGGCACTGCAGCCGCACGGTGTGGGGTTCCTCGAAAAAGGGATGCAGGTCGCGACCATTGACCATTCCATGTGGTTCCACCGCCCGTTCGATATGAACGAGTGGCTGCTGTACAGCGTTGAAAGCACCTCAGCGTCGAGCGCACGCGGGTTTGTGCGTGGCGAGTTTTATACTCAGGATGGCGTACTGGTGGCGTCGACTGTGCAGGAAGGGGTGATGCGCAATCGGGGGTGA